A region of Methanocorpusculum labreanum Z DNA encodes the following proteins:
- the uvrA gene encoding excinuclease ABC subunit UvrA, whose product MKNLIVKGARQHNLQNINIELPRDKLIVVTGVSGSGKSTLAFDTIYAEGHRRYVESLSAYARQFLGLMSKPDVDSIEGLSPAISIEQKTTSKNPRSTVGTVTEIYDYLRLLYARIGIPYCPIHHVKIESRTPGQIADSIQKEYPETMVTILAPIIRKKKGTYEQLFRDLHADGFARVRVDGEIFRTDDEIKLGRYIMHNIDVVIDRVETSDRSRLTEAIESALKHAEDGLVYANAGETDSVYSARMACPVCGLSFEELQPRMFSFNSPFGACPTCNGLGFQMVFDPDLIIPDKSLSLADGAVAVYKNFLDGFRVQYLDAVAKHLGFTLMTPVSEFTKEQYDGLMYGVNQDMKFRHTSKNAEWAYHGTWEGLLPQTERLYKETKSEYRKEELEKFMRILPCPTCHGKRLKDHVLAVKVGGQSIADVADMSIDAALEFFESLPLSEKEEEIARLILREIKSRLNFLKSVGLGYLTLSRSAGSLSGGEAQRIRLATQIGSNLMGVLYILDEPSIGLHQRDNQKLIQTLQKLRDLGNTLIVVEHDEDTIRAADYVVDIGPGAGVHGGKVVAEGTPDMIETFPESLTGKYLSGELSIPVPEKRRPAKRFIRLNGCTENNLKNIDAAIPLGTLTVVTGVSGSGKSTLIYDTLYQALMKELYKSKVTPGAYKELIFESEIDKVIVIDQSPIGRTPRSNPATYTKVFDDIRKLFAETKEAKLRGYGPGRFSFNIKGGRCEACSGDGVMKIEMNFLPDVYIECEECKGTRYNEETLEVKYKGKSIADVLNMSVDEALELFENVPSISAKLQTLADVGLGYIKLGQSSTTLSGGEAQRIKLTRELAKRATGKTVYLLDEPTTGLHFHDVKKLIGVLDSLVGKGNSVVVIEHNLDVIKSADYLIDLGPEGGNAGGEIIAEGTPEEVAKVKRSYTGQFLQRML is encoded by the coding sequence ATGAAAAACCTGATCGTGAAGGGTGCCAGACAGCACAACCTTCAGAATATCAATATAGAACTCCCGCGTGACAAACTGATCGTCGTCACCGGGGTTTCGGGCTCGGGAAAATCCACACTCGCTTTTGATACGATTTATGCGGAAGGGCACCGCAGATACGTCGAATCTCTCTCCGCCTACGCCCGCCAGTTCCTCGGACTGATGAGCAAACCCGATGTTGATTCCATCGAAGGCCTCTCCCCCGCAATATCCATCGAACAGAAAACCACTTCGAAAAATCCGCGCTCTACCGTAGGTACGGTGACGGAGATCTATGACTACCTGCGGTTATTGTATGCCAGGATCGGGATTCCCTACTGTCCGATCCATCACGTAAAAATCGAGTCGAGGACGCCTGGTCAGATCGCCGATTCGATCCAGAAGGAGTATCCGGAGACGATGGTCACGATCCTCGCCCCGATCATCCGCAAGAAGAAAGGGACGTATGAACAGTTGTTCCGCGATCTGCATGCCGACGGCTTTGCAAGGGTTCGGGTCGACGGCGAGATTTTCCGGACCGACGACGAGATCAAGCTCGGCAGATACATCATGCACAACATCGATGTCGTCATCGACCGGGTGGAAACGTCCGACCGGAGCCGGCTGACCGAGGCGATCGAATCGGCACTGAAGCACGCCGAAGACGGGCTCGTGTATGCGAACGCCGGCGAGACGGACTCCGTCTACTCGGCACGGATGGCATGTCCCGTCTGCGGTCTCTCGTTCGAGGAGCTCCAGCCGAGAATGTTCTCCTTCAACAGTCCGTTCGGGGCCTGTCCGACCTGTAACGGTCTTGGGTTCCAGATGGTCTTCGATCCCGACCTGATCATCCCGGACAAGAGCCTCTCTCTTGCCGACGGCGCCGTCGCCGTGTACAAAAATTTCCTCGACGGGTTCCGTGTCCAGTATCTGGACGCCGTCGCGAAACATCTCGGCTTCACGCTGATGACGCCGGTGAGCGAGTTCACCAAAGAGCAGTATGACGGGCTGATGTACGGCGTGAACCAGGACATGAAGTTCCGCCACACCTCGAAAAATGCCGAGTGGGCCTATCACGGGACCTGGGAGGGGCTGCTTCCCCAGACCGAACGCCTGTATAAGGAGACGAAGTCTGAGTACCGCAAAGAAGAGCTTGAGAAGTTCATGCGGATCCTTCCCTGTCCGACCTGTCACGGAAAACGGCTGAAGGATCACGTGCTCGCGGTCAAAGTGGGCGGTCAATCCATCGCGGACGTCGCCGATATGTCGATCGATGCGGCCCTCGAGTTCTTCGAGTCTCTGCCGCTTTCTGAAAAGGAAGAGGAGATCGCGAGGCTGATCCTTCGGGAGATCAAGTCCAGACTGAACTTCCTGAAGTCGGTCGGTCTTGGATATCTGACGCTTTCCCGGAGTGCGGGGAGTCTTTCCGGCGGGGAGGCCCAGCGTATCCGGCTCGCCACCCAGATCGGTTCGAACCTGATGGGGGTTTTGTATATTCTGGATGAGCCGTCGATCGGTCTCCACCAGCGGGACAACCAGAAACTTATCCAGACCCTGCAGAAGCTTCGGGATCTTGGAAACACGCTCATCGTGGTCGAACACGACGAGGACACGATCCGGGCGGCCGACTACGTAGTGGATATCGGTCCCGGGGCAGGCGTTCACGGCGGGAAAGTCGTTGCCGAAGGAACGCCGGATATGATCGAAACGTTCCCGGAGTCTTTGACGGGAAAGTATCTTTCGGGCGAGCTTTCTATTCCCGTCCCCGAGAAGAGACGGCCGGCGAAGCGGTTCATCCGGCTCAACGGTTGCACGGAGAACAATCTGAAAAATATCGATGCGGCGATCCCGCTTGGGACGCTGACGGTCGTAACTGGCGTTTCGGGTTCGGGAAAATCCACGCTGATCTACGATACGCTGTATCAGGCCCTGATGAAGGAGTTGTATAAGTCGAAGGTGACGCCGGGGGCATATAAGGAGCTGATCTTCGAGTCGGAGATCGACAAGGTGATCGTGATCGATCAGTCGCCTATCGGGCGGACGCCGCGGTCGAATCCGGCGACCTACACGAAGGTGTTCGACGATATCCGGAAATTGTTTGCCGAGACGAAGGAGGCGAAGCTGCGGGGATACGGCCCGGGGCGGTTTTCGTTCAATATCAAAGGCGGCCGCTGCGAGGCGTGTTCGGGGGACGGCGTGATGAAGATCGAGATGAATTTCCTGCCTGATGTGTATATCGAGTGCGAGGAGTGTAAGGGGACCCGGTATAATGAGGAGACGCTCGAGGTGAAGTATAAGGGGAAGTCGATCGCGGATGTTTTGAATATGAGCGTGGACGAGGCCCTCGAACTGTTCGAGAACGTGCCGTCGATCAGTGCAAAGCTCCAGACGCTTGCCGATGTGGGTCTCGGGTATATCAAGCTCGGGCAGAGTTCGACGACGCTGTCCGGCGGCGAGGCCCAGCGTATCAAACTGACGAGGGAGCTTGCGAAGCGGGCGACGGGGAAGACCGTGTATCTCTTAGATGAGCCGACGACTGGTCTCCATTTCCATGACGTGAAGAAGCTTATCGGGGTTCTGGACAGTCTGGTCGGGAAAGGGAATTCGGTTGTGGTGATCGAGCATAATCTGGATGTTATCAAGTCGGCGGATTATCTGATCGATCTCGGCCCTGAGGGCGGGAATGCCGGCGGCGAGATCATTGCCGAAGGAACGCCGGAGGAGGTAGCGAAGGTGAAGCGGAGTTATACGGGGCAGTTTTTACAGAGGATGCTGTAA
- a CDS encoding DUF116 domain-containing protein produces the protein MAATLSLAFFDSPVWNNLALILGQLLLIFIAFWLIFSILMAILIVISIHRKQMYFPRLLRPFFTIMEGTVKIVCLLLGVDGKELMEFLIRIDNEMNYSNFAKTPVEDRVVFFPQCLRAHDCPARLTPDGLKCVSCGRCGLGRAVPALNEAGYKTFIIPGSTFIKRMVKKYKPKAMIGVGCMMEVKEGLQMGRKISMTTIGFVTKTDGCVETTMDYEELMEVASLGLAHPVVMKPETGDKLPGSKT, from the coding sequence ATGGCTGCGACCCTCTCCCTCGCATTTTTCGACAGTCCGGTCTGGAACAACCTGGCCCTGATCCTCGGCCAGCTTCTTCTGATCTTCATAGCCTTCTGGCTGATCTTCTCCATTCTGATGGCGATCTTAATCGTCATCTCGATCCACCGGAAACAGATGTACTTCCCGCGGCTTCTCAGACCGTTCTTTACGATCATGGAAGGCACGGTCAAGATCGTCTGTCTCCTCCTCGGCGTCGACGGAAAAGAGCTGATGGAGTTTCTGATCAGAATCGACAACGAGATGAACTACTCCAACTTCGCGAAAACCCCGGTCGAAGACCGTGTCGTCTTCTTTCCCCAGTGTCTCCGTGCTCACGATTGCCCGGCCCGTCTGACCCCCGACGGACTCAAATGCGTTTCCTGCGGGCGCTGCGGGCTTGGACGGGCGGTCCCTGCTCTCAACGAAGCAGGATACAAGACCTTCATCATCCCGGGCTCGACCTTCATTAAAAGGATGGTGAAAAAATATAAGCCGAAGGCAATGATCGGCGTCGGCTGCATGATGGAGGTCAAGGAAGGTCTGCAGATGGGCCGAAAGATCTCCATGACGACGATCGGATTCGTTACCAAGACGGACGGATGCGTGGAAACGACCATGGACTACGAAGAGCTCATGGAAGTTGCCTCCCTCGGGCTTGCCCACCCCGTGGTCATGAAGCCCGAGACCGGCGACAAACTCCCCGGTTCTAAAACATAA
- the mtnA gene encoding S-methyl-5-thioribose-1-phosphate isomerase: MTEDKTIWWNDENSSVMLIDQTLLPTEYKVIEITEVSRLADAIRRLEVRGAPALGVAGAFGVALSAARCVSDVEFDETIASDAALLKSTRPTAVNLAWGVDKVLRSMENLPPEMARVMALFAAKTIAENDTKACMLLGHNGASLLPQIGTVLTHCNAGALACSSWGTALGVIRSAKKMGKKISVVSCETRPLLQGSRLTAWELARDEIPVTTIVDSEAAFLMRQGKIDAVIVGADRITKDAVFNKIGTYMHAVCAKYHDIPFYVAAPVSTFDAAASESDITIEQRDRTEVSGLFGRTTVPENVPVINYAFDATPLDLVTAIITEKGVLYPPYDFQDMK, encoded by the coding sequence GTGACCGAGGACAAAACCATCTGGTGGAACGATGAAAACAGTTCCGTGATGCTCATCGACCAGACGCTGCTCCCAACCGAGTATAAGGTCATCGAGATCACCGAGGTTTCCCGGCTCGCGGACGCGATCCGCCGGCTCGAAGTCAGAGGAGCTCCGGCCCTCGGCGTTGCCGGCGCATTCGGGGTCGCTTTATCTGCGGCACGCTGCGTTTCGGACGTCGAGTTCGACGAGACGATCGCGTCCGATGCGGCGCTTCTGAAAAGCACCCGCCCGACCGCCGTGAATCTCGCATGGGGCGTGGACAAAGTCCTCCGCAGCATGGAAAATCTCCCCCCGGAGATGGCACGGGTCATGGCGCTTTTCGCCGCGAAAACCATCGCCGAAAACGACACCAAAGCCTGCATGCTTCTGGGTCACAACGGCGCCTCGCTTCTCCCGCAGATCGGGACCGTGCTTACCCACTGTAATGCAGGGGCACTCGCCTGCTCTTCATGGGGGACGGCGCTCGGGGTCATCCGCTCGGCCAAAAAGATGGGCAAGAAGATCTCGGTCGTCTCCTGCGAGACCCGCCCCCTTCTCCAGGGCTCCAGGCTCACCGCCTGGGAACTCGCCCGTGATGAGATCCCCGTGACAACGATCGTTGACTCAGAAGCCGCATTTTTGATGCGTCAGGGAAAAATCGACGCCGTCATCGTCGGTGCCGACCGGATCACAAAAGACGCCGTCTTCAACAAGATCGGGACTTACATGCACGCCGTCTGTGCCAAATATCACGACATCCCGTTCTACGTCGCGGCTCCCGTCTCGACTTTTGACGCAGCGGCGTCAGAGTCCGATATCACCATCGAACAGCGTGACCGGACCGAAGTTTCCGGCCTCTTTGGGAGAACGACCGTTCCGGAAAACGTCCCGGTCATCAACTACGCCTTCGACGCGACGCCGCTGGATCTAGTTACCGCCATTATAACCGAAAAGGGTGTCCTGTATCCCCCGTATGATTTCCAGGACATGAAATAA
- a CDS encoding CoB--CoM heterodisulfide reductase iron-sulfur subunit A family protein translates to MNNVVVIGGGVAGIQSAMDIANHNIHVYLIEREPSIGGHMAMLDKTFPTNDCSMCILSPKMAEISRHPNVTILTLAEVEKIVGEVGNFTVTVTKYPRYINEKECTGCGDCITICPIEVYNKFDAGIGVRKAIYKPHAQSIPNIVVKDNLHCIECGLCYGVCGKDAVLKVTEAKVETLEINASAVVIATGYSLFDPQKKSRFGYLRYPDVITSLEFERMINAGGPTTGNLRRLSNGETPKSIVFVQCVGSRDMTINRNICSCVCCMYALKNSMLIKEHYPDCEVSILYSDIRAYGKGYEEYYQRAIDAGVKIIRGLPGDVQDNGKGRLVLPVENTETAEFLNLEADLVVLSVGMIPEPETVRLAKSLGLPLDDHQFLSPADMKLDPAGTIRPGIYIAGAALAPKDIPDSVMSAGAAAMKASIDVVRSEQ, encoded by the coding sequence ATGAATAATGTTGTTGTCATTGGCGGAGGAGTCGCCGGCATCCAGAGTGCCATGGACATCGCCAATCACAACATCCATGTCTATCTGATCGAGCGCGAGCCGTCGATCGGCGGCCACATGGCCATGCTCGACAAAACCTTCCCGACCAACGACTGTTCGATGTGCATCCTCTCGCCGAAGATGGCCGAGATCTCCCGGCATCCGAACGTTACGATCCTCACCCTCGCCGAGGTCGAAAAAATCGTTGGTGAGGTTGGAAATTTCACCGTCACCGTCACCAAATATCCACGCTACATCAATGAAAAGGAGTGCACGGGCTGCGGCGACTGTATCACCATCTGCCCGATCGAAGTCTACAACAAATTCGATGCTGGCATCGGGGTTCGAAAAGCGATCTACAAACCCCACGCCCAGTCGATCCCCAACATCGTTGTAAAAGACAATCTCCACTGTATTGAATGCGGCCTCTGCTACGGGGTCTGCGGCAAAGACGCCGTCCTCAAAGTCACCGAGGCAAAAGTCGAAACCCTCGAGATCAACGCCTCCGCCGTCGTGATCGCGACCGGATACTCGCTCTTCGACCCGCAGAAGAAATCCAGATTCGGCTATCTTCGATACCCGGATGTCATCACCTCCCTCGAATTCGAGCGGATGATCAATGCCGGCGGACCGACCACCGGCAACTTACGCCGGCTCTCGAACGGCGAGACCCCGAAAAGCATCGTCTTTGTCCAGTGCGTAGGATCGCGTGACATGACGATCAACAGAAACATCTGTTCCTGCGTATGCTGCATGTACGCCCTCAAAAACTCCATGCTCATCAAAGAGCATTATCCCGACTGCGAGGTCTCGATCCTCTACTCTGACATCCGGGCCTACGGAAAAGGCTACGAGGAGTATTACCAGCGGGCGATCGACGCCGGCGTCAAAATCATCCGCGGACTGCCGGGCGATGTGCAGGACAACGGAAAGGGCCGGCTGGTTCTCCCGGTCGAAAACACCGAGACCGCCGAATTCCTCAATCTGGAAGCCGATCTCGTTGTCCTTTCGGTCGGCATGATCCCCGAACCGGAAACCGTGCGGCTCGCAAAATCGCTCGGCCTTCCCCTCGACGATCACCAGTTCTTAAGTCCCGCCGATATGAAACTCGACCCGGCGGGAACGATCCGTCCCGGGATCTACATCGCCGGCGCCGCCCTTGCTCCAAAAGACATCCCTGACTCGGTCATGTCCGCCGGTGCCGCCGCCATGAAAGCCTCCATCGACGTCGTCAGGAGCGAACAGTGA
- a CDS encoding gamma carbonic anhydrase family protein: MDFGGSIGKNTYVAPNATLKGDVTLGDNVTILFGAVLRADMEKISIGNGSNVQDNAVIHESHGYPVTIGENVSIGHGAIIHGATIEDDALIGMGAIVLNGAKIGKGSLIAAGALVSERKEIPPNSLVIGVPGKVVRELTPEEAAGNLKNAATYVSVGQRYLHE; the protein is encoded by the coding sequence ATGGACTTCGGCGGTTCTATCGGAAAAAACACCTATGTCGCACCCAATGCGACCCTCAAAGGCGACGTAACGCTCGGCGATAACGTCACCATCCTTTTCGGGGCGGTCCTTCGTGCAGATATGGAAAAAATATCAATCGGCAACGGCTCTAATGTGCAGGACAATGCCGTCATCCACGAAAGCCACGGATATCCCGTCACCATCGGTGAAAACGTCTCGATCGGTCACGGGGCGATCATCCACGGGGCAACAATAGAAGACGACGCACTCATCGGCATGGGAGCGATCGTTTTGAACGGCGCAAAGATCGGCAAAGGATCCCTCATCGCAGCCGGAGCTCTCGTCTCCGAGCGAAAGGAGATCCCCCCGAACTCGCTCGTCATCGGCGTTCCAGGAAAAGTCGTTCGCGAACTCACCCCCGAAGAGGCCGCCGGCAACCTCAAAAACGCCGCGACCTACGTCTCTGTCGGGCAGAGGTATCTCCATGAATAA
- a CDS encoding lipocalin-like domain-containing protein encodes MTTVDADLKGPDRETGENIARSLWMHEYTPEALPPEIRARISDQKNFGSAFGERIRARITDLRDAPESFNPDYTKRYAELFRYAGDLTPHQAYAMSNLFGMDSARGYQELPTDKKFTFPEDDRPQFEYQVGWHFFVGNVFDTKGREYGVQLMFWRYSLLPPEMAKEAGLTDIENQIVEIHFAVSAAGERHYRMRPVVVAGTTGLINFSTGPYTYSVGKQTLQSQSKDALFPLRLQAWGIDNHKDVLAEISIDITINQTKGYVLNGDEGLMPSVGGVGTLYYSVPRLLVDPEKSRLSIDGEELQLASGTFWYDHQWGTGFMPAGSPRSDVLRAAGIIDDKPAVGWDWMEVQFDNDTELTLASIHSKEQKDFINQSGPTPPGVMTAPAVGSFIKENGEYFPIKAMLKVTEWVKSSVTDGPYLTTRVWYPNRMEVTVETAEVPDACKQFVMIPIVSTGQQGFFAAGAEYSEGAVSIEWPKGKRIGSGFLENVSYADACRQNLRLAGIPDTPEMAGIFAKPVITDEMKAAAMVFLMKPENAARLAAELAKARGL; translated from the coding sequence ATGACGACCGTGGACGCAGACCTCAAAGGACCGGACCGTGAAACCGGGGAAAACATCGCCCGTTCTCTGTGGATGCATGAATATACGCCGGAGGCACTGCCCCCGGAGATCAGAGCCCGCATCTCGGATCAAAAGAATTTCGGCTCGGCGTTCGGCGAACGCATCCGGGCAAGGATCACCGATCTTCGCGATGCTCCCGAGAGTTTCAATCCGGATTACACAAAACGTTATGCCGAACTTTTCAGGTATGCCGGCGATCTGACGCCGCATCAGGCATATGCGATGAGTAATCTTTTCGGTATGGACAGTGCCCGTGGATATCAGGAACTTCCAACCGACAAAAAATTCACCTTCCCGGAGGATGACCGCCCGCAGTTCGAGTATCAGGTCGGCTGGCACTTTTTCGTCGGAAATGTTTTTGATACGAAGGGCCGCGAGTACGGGGTCCAGCTGATGTTCTGGAGGTATTCTCTTCTCCCTCCGGAAATGGCAAAGGAGGCCGGGTTGACTGATATCGAGAATCAGATCGTCGAGATCCATTTTGCGGTGAGTGCGGCAGGTGAGAGGCATTATCGGATGCGGCCGGTGGTTGTTGCCGGAACGACAGGTCTTATCAACTTCTCGACCGGACCTTACACGTATTCGGTTGGCAAACAGACCCTTCAGTCTCAATCGAAAGACGCTCTTTTTCCCCTGAGACTTCAGGCATGGGGGATCGACAACCACAAGGATGTGCTGGCTGAGATCTCGATCGATATCACGATCAACCAGACTAAAGGCTATGTTCTGAACGGGGACGAAGGGTTGATGCCGAGTGTCGGCGGGGTTGGGACACTGTATTATTCTGTCCCGCGTCTTCTGGTCGATCCGGAAAAAAGCCGGCTTTCGATCGACGGGGAGGAGCTCCAACTTGCATCCGGCACGTTCTGGTACGATCATCAGTGGGGGACCGGTTTTATGCCGGCGGGCAGTCCGCGAAGCGATGTTCTGCGTGCGGCAGGGATCATCGATGACAAGCCGGCCGTCGGCTGGGACTGGATGGAGGTTCAGTTCGATAACGACACCGAGCTTACCCTCGCGTCGATCCATTCTAAAGAGCAGAAGGATTTCATTAATCAGTCCGGGCCAACCCCGCCGGGCGTTATGACGGCTCCTGCCGTTGGGTCGTTTATTAAAGAAAACGGGGAGTATTTCCCGATCAAAGCTATGCTGAAGGTCACCGAATGGGTGAAGAGTTCGGTGACCGACGGCCCGTATCTGACGACCCGCGTCTGGTATCCGAACCGAATGGAGGTCACCGTGGAAACTGCGGAGGTGCCGGATGCATGCAAACAATTCGTGATGATCCCGATCGTTTCGACCGGTCAGCAGGGATTTTTTGCGGCAGGAGCGGAGTATTCGGAAGGGGCGGTCAGCATCGAGTGGCCCAAAGGCAAACGAATTGGCTCGGGCTTTTTGGAAAATGTGAGTTATGCGGATGCCTGCAGACAGAATCTGCGGCTTGCCGGCATCCCTGATACGCCTGAGATGGCCGGGATTTTTGCAAAGCCGGTGATCACGGACGAAATGAAGGCCGCCGCGATGGTTTTTCTGATGAAACCGGAGAATGCCGCAAGACTCGCAGCGGAGCTCGCAAAGGCCAGGGGGCTTTGA
- a CDS encoding winged helix-turn-helix domain-containing protein yields MSLPKQYSQMYAPIMNFLADGAPRKRKEIKTSLVAVFSLTLDEQIMQTGGRGVGIFDSKVNDALFYLLKTGMVEQTDTTIFKITERGMDLANMKLRVIDNEILTKHGNGFRILDKQQEPGKRPEPTLRKPVHEKIMPPSRPNAAPPKTRAVPPAESKAPAARPAITVVKKDLDFKKIINTSRQGPWRQRVERVTQTYGSKMSAEESDAIKRITKNKDKNLPPASEDVKQIDLLFEKLYAEEGKSLLAVLFIDEKGQDISPDV; encoded by the coding sequence ATGTCTCTGCCCAAACAGTACTCCCAGATGTATGCACCGATCATGAACTTCCTTGCTGACGGCGCCCCCCGCAAAAGAAAAGAGATCAAAACCAGTCTCGTCGCCGTTTTTAGTCTGACTCTGGATGAACAGATCATGCAGACCGGGGGAAGAGGAGTTGGGATTTTCGACAGCAAAGTGAACGATGCCCTCTTCTACCTCCTGAAAACCGGCATGGTCGAGCAGACCGACACGACCATCTTCAAAATAACCGAACGGGGAATGGATCTCGCGAACATGAAACTCCGGGTCATCGACAACGAGATCCTGACCAAACACGGGAACGGATTTCGGATCCTTGACAAACAGCAGGAACCGGGAAAGCGGCCCGAACCAACCTTACGAAAACCGGTCCATGAAAAGATCATGCCGCCTTCAAGACCGAACGCCGCCCCGCCGAAAACCAGGGCCGTGCCTCCTGCAGAAAGCAAAGCACCCGCCGCACGGCCTGCGATCACGGTCGTGAAAAAGGATCTGGACTTCAAAAAGATCATAAACACGTCACGGCAGGGACCCTGGCGTCAGCGGGTCGAACGAGTGACCCAGACATATGGATCGAAGATGTCTGCTGAAGAGTCGGACGCGATCAAACGGATCACGAAAAATAAGGACAAAAATCTCCCGCCCGCATCCGAAGACGTAAAGCAGATCGACCTGCTGTTTGAAAAACTGTATGCAGAGGAGGGGAAAAGTCTCCTTGCCGTTCTTTTCATCGATGAAAAAGGACAGGACATCTCGCCGGACGTATGA